The following coding sequences are from one Parafrankia discariae window:
- a CDS encoding FMN-dependent NADH-azoreductase: MSRLLHVSASPRDSESQSLAIANSFLASYRDSNPEVKIDSLDLFDGHLPDFGRVAAAAKMAAFSGQEQTPDQVDFWAQARSVFDRFAAAETYLFNIPMWNAGVPYVLKQWIDIVTQPGWAFGFDPVAGYSGLLGGGRRAVVVYTSGVYSPGVPASFGLDFQSSFFDDWLRFVGIFDVTEIRFQGNALLADGEAAFEQARRQARDLGRSF; the protein is encoded by the coding sequence ATGAGCCGCCTGCTGCACGTGAGCGCGTCCCCACGCGACAGCGAGAGCCAGTCGCTCGCCATCGCGAACTCGTTTCTCGCAAGCTACCGGGACAGCAACCCGGAGGTAAAAATTGATTCTCTCGACCTTTTCGACGGGCACCTTCCCGACTTCGGCCGGGTGGCCGCGGCGGCCAAGATGGCAGCCTTCTCCGGGCAGGAGCAGACCCCTGATCAGGTCGACTTCTGGGCGCAGGCCCGGTCGGTTTTCGACCGGTTCGCCGCCGCCGAGACCTACCTGTTCAACATCCCGATGTGGAACGCCGGTGTCCCCTACGTCCTCAAGCAGTGGATCGACATCGTCACCCAGCCCGGCTGGGCGTTCGGGTTCGACCCGGTCGCCGGCTACTCCGGCCTGCTCGGGGGCGGCAGGAGAGCCGTCGTCGTCTACACCAGCGGTGTCTACAGCCCCGGTGTCCCGGCGTCCTTCGGCCTCGACTTCCAGTCGTCCTTCTTCGACGACTGGCTGCGTTTCGTCGGAATTTTCGACGTGACCGAGATCCGTTTCCAGGGGAACGCCCTGCTGGCCGACGGCGAGGCGGCCTTCGAGCAGGCCCGGCGTCAGGCCCGGGACCTCGGGAGGAGCTTCTGA
- a CDS encoding acyl carrier protein, with the protein MNTMTRILTDLLIDQFGLAAEDIRPEMTFEELGVDSLVLTELTVILENEFDLVIEDGELTEGLTVRQAAQLAAARLPAPTTHRGAA; encoded by the coding sequence ATGAACACGATGACGAGAATTCTGACTGATCTGCTGATCGACCAGTTCGGCCTGGCCGCCGAGGACATCCGACCAGAGATGACCTTCGAGGAGCTCGGGGTCGACTCGCTCGTCCTCACCGAACTCACGGTGATCCTGGAGAACGAGTTCGACCTCGTCATCGAGGACGGGGAGCTGACCGAAGGTCTGACTGTGCGCCAGGCCGCGCAGCTCGCCGCCGCCAGGCTTCCCGCCCCGACCACCCACCGGGGTGCCGCGTGA
- a CDS encoding beta-ketoacyl-ACP synthase III — translation MRTRAAVVAGLGGYLPPHVVTNKMLAEQLDTSDEWIYSRTGIRQRHVVSAGMATSDLAVEAGRRALASAAATGTATATATANMVILATTTPDYPCPASAPDIAFRLGLGPVPAFDVSAVCAGFVYALGVGAGAISAGLAERVLVIGAEAFTSIIDPRDRTTAPIFGDGAGAVVLRAGERTEPGALLAFDLGSDGHLKDLIRVPAGGSRQRLTEAVPDPRDYYFAMQGKAVFKNAVQHMTASLQAALRSAGWGLDEIDWLVGHQANVRILQLLADQLGVRREQAVVNIDSVGNTSAASIPLMLADGTAAGTFAVGDKIALTAFGGGLAWGSVVLTWPRIELAGAPRDAVESISQPA, via the coding sequence GTGCGGACACGAGCCGCGGTGGTCGCCGGTCTCGGCGGCTACCTTCCTCCACATGTGGTGACCAACAAGATGCTGGCCGAACAGCTGGATACATCCGATGAATGGATATATTCCCGGACCGGAATCCGACAGCGGCATGTCGTCTCCGCCGGCATGGCCACCAGCGACCTCGCGGTCGAGGCCGGCCGGCGCGCCCTGGCCTCGGCAGCGGCGACCGGCACCGCCACCGCCACCGCCACCGCGAATATGGTGATCCTCGCCACCACCACCCCGGACTACCCGTGTCCGGCATCGGCCCCGGACATCGCGTTCCGCCTCGGGCTCGGCCCCGTACCCGCGTTCGATGTCAGCGCGGTGTGCGCCGGATTCGTCTACGCCCTGGGCGTGGGAGCCGGCGCGATCTCGGCCGGACTCGCGGAGCGCGTCCTGGTCATCGGGGCCGAGGCGTTCACCTCCATCATCGACCCGCGGGACCGGACGACCGCGCCGATCTTCGGTGACGGTGCCGGGGCAGTCGTGCTCCGGGCCGGCGAGCGGACTGAGCCGGGCGCACTGCTCGCCTTCGATTTGGGCTCGGACGGACACCTCAAGGACCTCATCAGGGTGCCGGCGGGTGGCTCGCGCCAGCGGCTGACCGAGGCTGTTCCCGATCCTCGCGACTACTACTTCGCCATGCAGGGGAAGGCGGTCTTCAAGAACGCCGTCCAGCACATGACGGCCTCGCTGCAGGCGGCGCTGAGAAGCGCCGGCTGGGGCCTGGACGAGATCGACTGGCTCGTCGGCCACCAGGCCAACGTCCGCATCCTCCAGCTGCTCGCGGACCAACTCGGGGTGCGCCGGGAACAGGCCGTGGTCAACATCGACTCGGTCGGCAACACCTCTGCCGCGTCCATTCCACTCATGTTGGCGGACGGCACGGCGGCCGGGACGTTCGCGGTCGGCGACAAAATCGCCCTGACGGCCTTCGGCGGTGGGCTCGCCTGGGGTTCTGTCGTCCTGACCTGGCCGCGGATCGAGCTGGCCGGCGCTCCGCGGGACGCCGTCGAATCCATCAGCCAGCCAGCCTGA
- a CDS encoding AAA family ATPase, with the protein MRLGISGTYSAGKTVTAMALSHFTGIPRTRAMTMREILPEAAPGKTLEQCTAAELLQMIVVRHVDRAVHESRLWDGFVSDGSSLQEWIYGSVRVTVGINPNASLHLRDLETVERTPEIEFFESVMSQLGNAFKRHVKSTFDAFVHLPNELPLTTDGHRPVNERFRSMSDELLMRTLTELAIPYHVVGGSLPERLDTIAEIFAFPRVMEVDRAVSRALEEYAQLDVRGETERLPSPVG; encoded by the coding sequence ATGAGGCTTGGAATATCGGGAACCTACTCGGCGGGCAAGACTGTCACGGCGATGGCATTGTCCCACTTCACCGGGATCCCTCGGACCAGGGCGATGACGATGCGCGAGATCCTGCCCGAGGCAGCCCCTGGAAAGACTCTCGAACAGTGCACCGCCGCGGAGCTGCTCCAGATGATCGTCGTCCGGCACGTCGACCGGGCCGTACACGAGAGCAGGCTCTGGGACGGATTCGTCTCGGACGGCTCCTCGCTCCAGGAGTGGATCTACGGGTCGGTGCGGGTGACGGTCGGCATAAACCCGAACGCCTCGCTCCACCTCCGGGATCTCGAGACGGTCGAGCGGACTCCTGAGATCGAGTTCTTCGAATCAGTTATGAGCCAGCTCGGGAATGCATTCAAGCGGCATGTCAAAAGCACCTTCGATGCGTTCGTGCACCTGCCGAACGAACTCCCCCTGACCACGGACGGTCACCGTCCGGTCAATGAGCGGTTCCGGTCGATGTCCGACGAGCTGCTGATGAGGACGCTGACCGAGCTGGCGATTCCCTATCACGTCGTTGGCGGCTCGCTGCCCGAACGACTGGACACGATCGCCGAGATCTTCGCTTTCCCGCGAGTCATGGAGGTGGACCGCGCGGTGTCGCGTGCGCTCGAAGAATACGCACAGCTGGATGTACGCGGCGAGACCGAACGACTGCCCAGCCCGGTCGGTTGA
- a CDS encoding AvrD family protein has translation MGVTRTREGILSLASVDDYLGPADSRFFGSGYRRVGYAFRDAGSFGRTTGSTQVRARFRIDYPTDWSVKTGDVELRPHLSTVDVLMLAVRAAMSCAARAFELVDHDQFRIWPRQVDVRAGTAPVEDGLDDVEVRAALRTTVPHPDAPHRRVSAFDCQVGVMTARVELDHPAGRAKAADSTGTADSTGTAGTENTADRRWDELLGSSDPGPYGSGYRHRWPTVEQIIANVPAARADAMARMSQAPQPVPQVPPPRAGRQPASACHPPVSMIDSFVVALQLGQILLYEMDGLTRTDSNTLWMRHTRVSAPGHGRPATGPASSAGPFAAAVSLSNSRLVTGRDAHRWRTASIDGTCDGVAVRCAVAHRLP, from the coding sequence ATGGGGGTCACCCGGACGAGGGAGGGAATCCTTTCCCTCGCGTCGGTGGACGACTATCTCGGGCCAGCCGACAGTCGTTTTTTCGGATCAGGCTACCGGCGGGTTGGCTACGCTTTCCGTGATGCCGGTTCCTTCGGCAGGACAACTGGGTCGACACAGGTGCGGGCTCGTTTCAGGATCGACTATCCGACGGACTGGTCCGTGAAGACCGGCGACGTCGAGCTGCGTCCGCACCTGTCCACGGTCGACGTGTTGATGCTGGCCGTCCGGGCCGCGATGAGCTGCGCGGCGCGGGCCTTCGAGCTGGTCGACCACGACCAGTTCCGGATCTGGCCCCGCCAGGTTGACGTCCGGGCGGGTACCGCTCCGGTCGAGGACGGCCTGGACGACGTCGAGGTCCGGGCGGCGCTCCGGACGACCGTCCCGCACCCGGACGCGCCACATCGCCGCGTCTCCGCCTTCGACTGCCAGGTCGGCGTCATGACCGCGCGGGTCGAGCTCGATCATCCAGCGGGCCGGGCCAAGGCGGCGGACAGCACGGGCACCGCGGACAGCACGGGCACCGCGGGCACGGAGAACACGGCGGACCGACGGTGGGACGAGCTACTCGGATCCAGCGACCCGGGCCCCTACGGTTCCGGCTACCGGCATCGCTGGCCGACCGTGGAACAGATCATCGCGAATGTCCCAGCGGCTCGGGCGGACGCGATGGCGCGGATGTCGCAGGCACCGCAGCCGGTACCGCAGGTACCGCCACCCCGTGCCGGGCGTCAGCCGGCGAGCGCTTGCCATCCGCCGGTCTCGATGATCGACTCGTTCGTCGTCGCGCTGCAGCTCGGCCAGATTCTGCTCTACGAGATGGACGGGCTGACCCGAACCGACAGCAACACGCTGTGGATGCGGCACACGAGAGTCTCCGCGCCGGGCCACGGGCGGCCCGCCACCGGCCCGGCATCCTCCGCCGGACCGTTCGCCGCCGCCGTGTCGCTGTCCAACAGCCGGCTGGTCACCGGCCGGGATGCCCACCGCTGGCGCACCGCGTCGATCGACGGCACCTGCGACGGGGTGGCTGTCCGGTGCGCGGTCGCCCACCGGCTGCCGTGA
- a CDS encoding alpha/beta hydrolase family protein, which yields MTEAVTGGNSTPITGYAAGVPFTALPPAGGADAPAPLVVTWHMMDAPRSDSAFAAALPLADVPAWRVHLGMPLVGRRPVEGAYEAALADPMLRYVDPVVRQATDEFLPVLDALEDELPLLGGPIGIVGASLGGTVALNVVARLPVQISAVALVNPAIRARTVVDVFTAAAGTSYDWGERAHAAADHLDFVAHAGLISGRRPAPAVLVVSGELDYPVSRADAGELVAALRAGYRDPKRVRLSTIPGLDHPLAEQPGLEPAPQIPLAGVVDRVVGEWFRAHL from the coding sequence ATGACAGAGGCGGTCACGGGCGGGAACAGCACACCGATCACCGGCTACGCGGCCGGCGTTCCGTTCACGGCGCTGCCGCCGGCCGGTGGCGCCGACGCCCCGGCACCACTGGTGGTGACCTGGCACATGATGGACGCGCCCCGTTCGGACAGCGCGTTCGCCGCCGCGCTGCCACTGGCCGACGTCCCCGCCTGGCGGGTGCATCTCGGGATGCCGCTGGTGGGCCGACGTCCGGTGGAGGGTGCCTACGAGGCCGCGCTGGCCGATCCGATGCTGCGGTACGTCGACCCGGTGGTCCGGCAGGCCACCGACGAGTTCCTCCCGGTGCTCGACGCGCTGGAGGACGAGCTCCCCCTGCTCGGCGGCCCGATCGGGATCGTCGGCGCGTCGCTGGGCGGGACGGTCGCGCTCAACGTGGTGGCCCGGCTGCCGGTGCAGATCTCGGCGGTGGCGCTGGTGAACCCGGCCATCCGGGCCCGGACCGTGGTCGACGTCTTCACCGCGGCGGCGGGGACGTCCTACGACTGGGGCGAGCGGGCGCACGCCGCGGCCGACCACCTGGACTTCGTGGCCCACGCCGGGCTGATCAGCGGCCGTAGGCCGGCGCCGGCGGTCCTCGTGGTCAGCGGGGAGCTCGACTACCCGGTCAGCCGCGCCGACGCCGGCGAGCTGGTGGCCGCGCTGCGGGCCGGGTACCGGGACCCGAAACGGGTCCGCCTGAGCACGATTCCCGGCCTGGACCACCCGCTCGCCGAACAGCCCGGACTCGAACCGGCACCGCAGATCCCGCTGGCCGGGGTCGTGGACCGGGTGGTCGGCGAGTGGTTCCGCGCGCACCTGTGA
- a CDS encoding PP2C family protein-serine/threonine phosphatase, with protein sequence MNIGRVRSLVAAVVPLVIIVAVCVVDAAGGPAFVIIALVVMAPLLAASTVGPSLTGFYALVALAGASAVEIANQVVEPGAGGGQLARVIRLAGIALGGGIAVVASRVRRARERRLTALVRVAEVAQRAILSPVPAAVGGLRFTALYRSAATEASVGGDLYEVVDTRWGVRLLVGDVRGKGLEAVRLASRVLGCFRALAGRLEDPADLMAALDSEVAAFGSERGEDFVTAVVAQIDRAGRMSLLNAGHPDPLRVRGGVVEPLGAADRQPPLGLGAAPAAAHFLVARSDRMLFYTDGLVEARSRGTREFFPLLPAVSDAFAVPELPVANANLVDALVCWTGGSLGDDVALVAMERPEPGAEQALPASGELAAATSTGPGDFRTG encoded by the coding sequence GTGAACATCGGGCGGGTCCGTTCGCTGGTAGCGGCGGTGGTCCCGCTTGTCATCATCGTGGCGGTCTGCGTCGTCGACGCCGCCGGCGGACCCGCCTTCGTCATCATCGCGCTCGTGGTCATGGCTCCGCTGTTGGCCGCCAGCACGGTCGGTCCCAGCCTGACCGGTTTCTACGCGCTCGTCGCGCTTGCCGGGGCTAGCGCGGTGGAGATCGCGAACCAGGTCGTGGAACCAGGTGCGGGAGGCGGCCAGCTCGCGCGGGTGATCCGGCTCGCCGGCATCGCCCTCGGCGGCGGGATAGCCGTGGTCGCGAGCCGGGTCCGCCGGGCCCGGGAGCGCCGGCTGACCGCTCTCGTGCGGGTGGCCGAGGTCGCGCAGCGTGCCATTCTGAGCCCGGTCCCGGCGGCCGTCGGCGGCCTGCGGTTCACCGCCCTGTACCGGAGCGCGGCCACGGAGGCCAGCGTCGGCGGAGACCTCTACGAGGTGGTGGACACCCGATGGGGCGTGCGGCTGCTGGTGGGGGACGTCCGCGGCAAGGGGCTGGAGGCGGTTCGGCTTGCGAGCCGGGTCCTGGGCTGCTTCCGGGCGCTCGCGGGGCGGCTCGAGGACCCGGCGGACCTGATGGCGGCGCTCGACAGCGAGGTCGCCGCCTTCGGGAGCGAGCGGGGCGAGGATTTCGTCACCGCGGTCGTCGCCCAGATCGACCGCGCCGGGCGGATGTCGCTGCTCAACGCCGGCCACCCGGACCCGCTGCGGGTCCGGGGTGGCGTCGTGGAGCCGCTCGGTGCCGCCGACCGACAGCCGCCCCTCGGGCTCGGTGCCGCGCCGGCCGCGGCTCACTTCCTCGTCGCCCGGTCCGACCGGATGCTCTTCTACACCGATGGCCTGGTCGAGGCCCGCAGCCGCGGTACCCGGGAGTTCTTCCCGCTGCTTCCGGCCGTGTCGGACGCGTTCGCCGTCCCGGAGCTGCCGGTGGCGAACGCGAACCTGGTCGACGCGCTCGTCTGCTGGACCGGCGGCTCGCTCGGCGACGACGTCGCGCTCGTCGCTATGGAGCGCCCCGAGCCGGGGGCTGAGCAGGCCCTACCGGCCAGCGGCGAGCTGGCTGCGGCCACATCGACAGGGCCGGGGGATTTCAGGACCGGGTAG
- a CDS encoding vanadium-dependent haloperoxidase — protein MTSETPPWVSAPDKALVNGAVYDAINGISRAHQAYVAIPPSADPNDSVGAAAATASYRVLSSLLPDMASMLDSKYQSTLALIPDGPAKNGGIAVGEEAASAMLAARQNDGRNAEDETFPTGNGPGQFRPVPPSYQLDSHAWVRKVKPFLIPGVGRFQVEEPILVTSQQYAADFNEIKSLGSQSSATRTPEQLDIGLYWQQAPWDEIAAQLARRQGLDGSETARLFAMAALADADGQIMVGHNKYLYHRWRPVTAIREADTDGNPATAADLNWLPLEDQSEWEHPEYPAGHNYAGGVYTRAFENFFGSDTIPGGAISVFSRSSNTTRRFTSFSQMAGEMINARINVGVHFRTSNEVGTRGGQKISDYEFANYFQSCDRTVAGTRQGSLNLTTGVTCLAPGARVTGSINVSGGAGFVADHASVGGSINASGASRVHIRDISVGGSVSVSGTTGQVLVSRANISSSVLIANNRTGQRPIVVSGNHIGGSLSCSGNQPAPVNDGAPNIVGGSKSNQCGSL, from the coding sequence GTGACGAGTGAAACCCCGCCGTGGGTCTCCGCGCCCGACAAGGCGTTGGTGAACGGTGCGGTGTACGACGCCATAAACGGGATCTCCCGCGCTCATCAGGCCTACGTCGCCATACCTCCCTCTGCGGATCCGAACGACTCTGTGGGAGCGGCGGCGGCGACTGCTTCCTACCGGGTGTTGTCGAGCCTCCTCCCGGATATGGCGTCGATGCTTGACTCCAAATACCAGTCGACGCTCGCCTTGATTCCTGACGGTCCTGCCAAGAACGGTGGCATCGCTGTGGGTGAGGAGGCCGCCTCGGCGATGCTCGCCGCCCGGCAGAACGACGGGCGCAATGCGGAAGACGAGACGTTCCCAACCGGAAATGGCCCCGGGCAGTTCCGGCCGGTACCTCCGAGCTACCAACTTGATTCCCATGCCTGGGTTAGGAAAGTGAAGCCGTTCCTGATCCCCGGGGTTGGGCGATTCCAGGTCGAGGAGCCCATCCTGGTGACCAGTCAACAGTACGCGGCAGACTTCAATGAGATCAAGAGCCTCGGGTCGCAGTCCAGCGCGACGCGGACACCGGAGCAGCTTGATATCGGGTTGTACTGGCAGCAGGCGCCGTGGGACGAGATCGCCGCGCAACTCGCCCGACGCCAGGGCCTCGACGGGTCAGAGACGGCTCGCCTTTTCGCCATGGCGGCTCTCGCGGACGCTGACGGCCAGATAATGGTTGGCCATAACAAGTACCTCTACCACAGGTGGCGGCCGGTTACGGCGATCCGCGAGGCTGACACGGATGGGAACCCGGCGACAGCAGCCGACCTGAACTGGTTGCCGTTGGAGGACCAGTCGGAATGGGAGCATCCGGAGTACCCGGCGGGCCACAACTACGCCGGTGGGGTGTACACGAGGGCCTTCGAGAACTTCTTCGGCAGTGACACCATCCCCGGAGGCGCGATCAGTGTCTTCAGTCGTTCTTCCAACACAACCCGGCGTTTCACCAGCTTCTCTCAGATGGCAGGAGAGATGATCAATGCTCGGATTAACGTGGGGGTGCACTTCCGTACCAGTAATGAGGTGGGTACGAGGGGTGGTCAGAAGATCTCTGACTACGAATTCGCGAACTACTTCCAGTCGTGTGATCGCACTGTGGCCGGCACTCGTCAGGGTTCGCTGAACCTGACCACGGGTGTCACGTGCCTGGCACCAGGCGCCCGGGTGACCGGCTCGATCAACGTCTCGGGTGGTGCTGGTTTCGTCGCCGATCACGCCAGCGTCGGCGGGTCGATCAACGCCAGTGGTGCGAGCAGGGTCCACATCCGCGACATCAGTGTCGGCGGGTCGGTCAGCGTCAGCGGAACAACCGGCCAGGTGCTGGTTTCTCGCGCGAACATCAGTTCCTCGGTGCTGATAGCCAATAACAGGACGGGGCAACGGCCGATCGTGGTGTCGGGGAACCATATCGGCGGTAGCCTGTCCTGCTCTGGTAATCAGCCTGCTCCTGTCAACGACGGGGCGCCGAACATCGTCGGGGGCTCGAAGAGCAATCAGTGTGGCAGCCTCTGA
- a CDS encoding HAD family hydrolase produces MATAPLQAVIFDLDGTLFDHDSSARAALRQWLPRLGAAVTDDLVDAWFAAEYRHFTAWQNGLVTFVGQRRGRLREFLPRLGHPVGTDDDLDRLFADYLTCYATTWARFGDVDAALAAVSRAGLATAVLTNGVDRQQLAKVRTIGLAGRVGPVFTAEALGAAKPHPSTYLTVCERLGTPAGSVLHVGDRHDLDVLAPRAAGLRAVHLDRTGLGPYDEPHRITSLDQLARYLPTGGRPSPDA; encoded by the coding sequence GTGGCCACGGCTCCGCTCCAGGCAGTGATCTTCGATCTTGACGGCACTCTGTTCGACCACGACAGCTCGGCGCGCGCCGCGCTGCGCCAGTGGCTCCCGCGGCTCGGTGCCGCCGTCACGGACGACCTGGTGGACGCCTGGTTCGCGGCGGAGTACCGGCACTTCACCGCGTGGCAGAACGGGCTGGTCACCTTCGTCGGGCAGCGGCGCGGACGGCTCCGTGAGTTCCTGCCGCGGCTCGGTCACCCGGTCGGCACCGACGACGACCTCGACCGGCTCTTCGCCGACTACCTGACCTGCTACGCGACGACCTGGGCCAGGTTCGGGGACGTCGACGCGGCACTGGCCGCGGTCTCCCGGGCCGGCCTCGCGACGGCCGTGCTCACCAACGGTGTCGACCGCCAGCAGCTCGCGAAGGTCCGGACGATCGGTCTCGCCGGGCGGGTCGGCCCGGTGTTCACCGCCGAGGCCCTGGGCGCGGCGAAGCCGCATCCGTCGACCTACCTGACCGTCTGCGAGCGGCTCGGCACGCCGGCCGGGTCGGTGCTGCACGTCGGCGACCGGCACGACCTCGATGTGCTGGCCCCCCGGGCGGCCGGGCTGCGCGCCGTCCACCTCGACCGGACCGGGCTCGGCCCGTACGACGAGCCACACCGCATCACCTCCCTCGACCAGCTCGCCCGCTATCTGCCGACCGGTGGACGTCCTTCGCCGGACGCTTGA
- a CDS encoding CaiB/BaiF CoA transferase family protein, with protein sequence MTFPLRGIRVLDLTRHFPGAHCTLLLADLGAEVVKVEAPGAGDPVRGPGGTSPGHIGLNRGKRSITLDTRRPAGLDVLRRLVAGADAVVDSARPGAMEEAGFGYPQAAAVNPRLVWAALSSFGADGPYAGRAGHDITFLGQSGLLAAMADQLPWMPQTVIAAPVAGAVAALAVAAALAGAARTGTGCFVDASITDASTWLLSGLPARFTAGAPRMGWAAGRRLYRCADDRWVSVAAAEPRTWRALCRVLDADDLADRRTAPAEEQAAMAERFEKVFATRPAARWVESDPAATIGAVNEGPDLLTDPHAVARGALVDVAGTRVPATPVRLTDAEGRRSSTPTTGPPALGADTDEILLAAGVPADELARLRADGVI encoded by the coding sequence GTGACGTTCCCTCTGCGCGGGATCCGCGTTCTCGACCTCACCCGGCACTTTCCCGGAGCACACTGCACCCTGCTGCTGGCCGACCTCGGCGCCGAGGTGGTCAAGGTCGAGGCGCCCGGCGCCGGCGACCCGGTCCGAGGTCCGGGCGGGACGTCGCCCGGCCACATCGGTCTCAACCGGGGCAAGCGCTCGATCACCCTCGACACCCGCCGGCCGGCGGGACTCGACGTGCTCCGCCGGCTCGTGGCCGGGGCGGACGCCGTCGTCGACAGCGCCCGCCCGGGCGCGATGGAGGAGGCGGGCTTCGGGTATCCGCAGGCGGCCGCGGTCAACCCACGGTTGGTGTGGGCGGCGCTGTCCTCCTTCGGCGCGGACGGCCCCTACGCCGGACGGGCCGGTCACGACATCACCTTCCTCGGCCAGTCCGGCCTGCTGGCCGCGATGGCCGACCAGCTCCCGTGGATGCCCCAGACGGTGATCGCGGCGCCCGTGGCCGGGGCCGTCGCGGCGCTGGCGGTGGCCGCCGCGCTCGCCGGCGCCGCCCGGACCGGCACCGGATGCTTCGTCGACGCCTCGATCACGGACGCCTCCACGTGGCTGCTGTCCGGCCTGCCGGCCCGGTTCACCGCCGGCGCGCCCAGGATGGGCTGGGCCGCGGGCCGCCGGCTGTACCGGTGCGCCGACGACCGGTGGGTGAGCGTCGCGGCGGCCGAACCCCGGACCTGGCGTGCCCTGTGCCGTGTCCTCGACGCCGACGACCTGGCCGACCGGCGGACGGCCCCCGCCGAGGAGCAGGCGGCGATGGCCGAGCGTTTCGAGAAGGTCTTCGCCACCCGGCCGGCGGCGCGCTGGGTGGAGTCCGACCCCGCCGCGACGATCGGCGCGGTGAACGAGGGCCCGGACCTGCTGACCGATCCGCACGCCGTGGCGCGCGGAGCCCTCGTGGACGTCGCGGGCACCCGGGTGCCCGCGACACCGGTCCGGCTCACCGACGCCGAGGGCCGCCGGTCGTCGACGCCCACCACCGGACCCCCCGCCCTCGGCGCGGACACCGACGAGATCCTGCTGGCCGCCGGCGTCCCCGCCGATGAGCTCGCCCGGCTGCGGGCCGACGGCGTCATCTGA
- a CDS encoding NAD(P)/FAD-dependent oxidoreductase, producing the protein MAEHVVVIGAGVYGAAVAASLARRGARVVVVEAGVPGAGTSGATFAWINSSSRQSHSYHAFGVAAMAAHRGLAAEAPAGDWYHEGGNLHWETTDAERERLRRRVAAVVGHGYEARWLSRAEALELEPEVDPAALPADGIAYFPQEGWVEPARLVGHLLASAVSRGAELVTGDPVVGLDRAAGLVRAVGLASGRSISAAAVVNCAGPRADVIAGLAGLDLPMRNTRGVLVRTSPVAAPVSRVIHAPDVHLRPDGGGRLLLHTQAIDGAVRVSDDGVTSADGSAVETILEAARVLYPGIRAATVAEVRIGERPIPGDGLPVLGRAVELPNFHFAVSHSGVTLGVHAGDLVAAEVLGEDRGDELAAFRFERFGPPGPVR; encoded by the coding sequence ATGGCTGAGCACGTGGTCGTCATCGGCGCCGGTGTCTACGGCGCGGCGGTCGCCGCCTCGCTGGCGCGCCGCGGTGCCCGGGTCGTCGTGGTGGAGGCCGGGGTCCCCGGGGCCGGCACCTCCGGGGCGACGTTCGCCTGGATCAACTCCTCCAGCAGGCAGTCGCACTCGTACCACGCCTTCGGGGTCGCGGCGATGGCCGCCCATCGCGGGCTGGCGGCGGAGGCGCCCGCCGGCGACTGGTACCACGAGGGCGGGAACCTGCACTGGGAGACCACCGACGCGGAGCGTGAGCGGCTGCGCCGGAGGGTCGCCGCCGTCGTCGGCCACGGGTACGAGGCGCGCTGGCTCAGCCGGGCGGAGGCACTGGAGCTCGAACCGGAGGTCGATCCCGCCGCGCTGCCGGCGGACGGGATCGCCTACTTCCCACAGGAGGGGTGGGTCGAACCGGCCCGCCTGGTCGGCCACCTGCTCGCGAGCGCGGTGTCCCGGGGCGCCGAGCTGGTGACCGGCGACCCGGTCGTCGGCCTGGACCGCGCCGCCGGCCTGGTGCGTGCCGTCGGCCTCGCCTCGGGCCGCTCGATCTCCGCGGCCGCGGTCGTGAACTGCGCGGGGCCGCGCGCCGACGTGATCGCCGGGCTCGCCGGCCTGGACCTGCCGATGCGCAACACCCGCGGCGTGCTCGTCCGCACCTCCCCGGTCGCCGCCCCGGTGTCCCGCGTCATCCACGCGCCCGACGTCCACCTGCGGCCGGACGGGGGCGGGCGGCTGCTGCTGCACACCCAGGCGATCGACGGCGCGGTACGTGTCTCCGACGACGGTGTGACGAGCGCGGACGGGTCGGCGGTCGAGACGATCCTCGAGGCGGCCCGGGTGCTCTACCCGGGAATCCGGGCCGCGACGGTGGCGGAGGTCCGGATCGGTGAACGGCCCATTCCCGGGGACGGCCTGCCCGTGCTCGGGCGGGCGGTCGAGCTGCCCAACTTCCACTTCGCCGTCTCGCACAGCGGCGTGACCCTCGGCGTGCACGCCGGCGACCTGGTCGCGGCGGAGGTGCTGGGGGAGGACCGCGGCGACGAGCTGGCCGCCTTCCGGTTCGAGCGGTTCGGCCCGCCGGGGCCGGTGAGATGA